The genomic region GGCCGCAACAGGGGTCGACGACCGGGTTCGGCGTGATTCATGCGCGGACTACCCGTTCCGGCGCTGCTGACGCCCCGTGGGAGCGTCCGAGGATGAATCCGGTCCTCCGGTCCCGTCTGTCGGATCGGTGACTGCCGCGTCCGCCCGGCCCGTCTCGCTCGGGCGCCCCTGCTCGGGGAACCGGTCGGGCAGCCGGCGCAGCCGGGCGTTCATGTTGCGGATCAGCAGAACGGTGGCGGTGCCCAGCACCAGGATGAGGAAGAGACCCATCGGCCCGGCCAGGCCACCCGTGCGGGTGTCCCCGAAGTTGTTCTCCGCGAGCACCTGTGCGGCGGTCAGCATGGCGTTCCTCCGATGGACGACTGGTGACCAGCGTAGCGCCGCGCCGGCTCAGCGGGCATGCGCGGTCTCGCGCACGCCGGCGAACAGGTCCGACTCGGGGAGCGGGCTGTCGACCATCGAGCGCACCAGCTCGTAGTCCTCCGTCGGCCACGCACCCTGCTGGAGCTCCATCGGCACCTGGAACCAGAAGCCGTCCGGGTCGACCTGGGTGGCGTGGGCGCGCAGCGCGTCGTCGCGGACCGGGAAGTATTCCGCGCACTCGACGCGGGTGGTGATCCGCGGGCCCTTGTCCGGGCGCTCGTCCCAGCGCTTGAGCCACTCCTCGTAGGGCGACTCCAGGCCGGCGGCGAGCATCGCCTCGTGCAGCGCCATGATCTTGCCCTTGGAGAAGCCGATGTCGTAGTAGAGCTTCAGCGGCTGCCACGGCTCGCCCAGCTCCGGGTAGCGCTGCGGGTCGCCGGCGGCCTCGAAGGCGGCCACGCTCACGTTGTGGCACATGATGTGGTCCGGGTGGGGGTAACCGCCCTCCTCGTCGTACGTCGTGACGACGTGCGGGCGGAACTGGCGCATCAGCCGCACCAGCGGGCCGGCGGCCACCTCGACGTCCTGCAGGGCGAAGCACCCCTCGGGCAGCGGCGGCAGCGGATCGCCCTCGGGCAGCCCCGAGTCGACGAAGCCGAGCCAGGCCTGCTCGATGCCGAGGATCGCCCGGGCGGCGTCCATCTCGCCGCGGCGGATCTCGGCGATGTTGGCCCAGACGTCGGGTCGGTCGAGCTTCGGGTTGAGCACGCTGCCGCGCTCTCCGCCGGTGCACGTCACGACCAGGACGTCCACCCCCTCGGCGACGTACTTCGCCGTGGTCGCGGCGCCCTTGCTGGACTCGTCGTCCGGATGGGCGTGGACGGCCATGAGACGCAGCTGTTCTGCCAACTTCGGCGCTCCTCGTCTGGGTCGGCCCCGGGGCCGGCCGGCTGACCTGCCGGAATTCCGCCCTCCCGCGGCCCGACCGGCGGCGGCCGGTCAGTGCCGACGGCCGACCTGCCATGCTTGACGCGGAGCCGGGCTGGGAGGATGGACTCTGCCATTCTTGCCGATGCCACCGACAACAACGCCAGGAGATACCCGCCGGTGAGCGAGACGCACGCCACAATTCCACCGGGAACGCCGGTCTTCCCGCCCGGGCGGTACGGCCGCCGCCGGGAGTCCGGCGGGCGCCGCCCCCTGCTGTTGGCCGCGGTGGTCCTGGTCGTGCTGGCCACCGTCCTGAGCCTCATCGCGGTCCGGCTCTACCGCCAGTACGGCGATCCGAACTACGACGCCCAGGTCGTGACGTACACCGACATCACGGACACTCAGGTGCAGATCGAGTTCCGGCTGACCGTGCCGACCGGCGGCTCGGCGGTCTGCCTGCTACGCGCCCGGAGCCGGGACGGCGCCGAGGTGGCCCGGGAACAGGTCACGGTGACCGCGCCCCCGGGGAAGCGGCACGTCACCACGCGGCACATGCTCACGACCACGGGCCGACCCTTCATCGGCGAGGTGCTGCGCTGCCGCCCGCCCGCCTGAGTCGGCCGCCCGCCGCGCTGTCGCCCGCCCACCTGAGTCGGCCGACGCGCCGCGCAGGCCCGCCCGCCTGAGTCGGCCGACCGCCGCGCTGTCGCCCGCAAACCCCCGGTGAGCTGGGACGACAGGCGGCCGGTCGACGGGGTCGACACGGTGACCGCCCGTGCCCGACGACGGCACGGGTGGTGATCGACGCCACCTCGTGTCGTCCCCCGCTGGTAAACTCGGAAGTTCACCTGTCGTCAGCCACGCACAACTGAGGAGACCGCCTGTGTCCACTGGCAACGAGGCGCCGGCCACCTGGCTGTCCCAGGACGCTCACGACCGACTCAAGGCTGAGCTCGACGAGCACATCGCCAACCGGCCGGTCATCGCCGCCGAGATCAACGCCCGGCGCGAGGAGGGCGACCTGCGGGAGAACGGTGGCTACCACGCCGCCCGCGAGGAGCAGGGCAAGGCCGAGGGGCGCATCCGCTACCTCCAGGAGTTGCTCCGCACCGCCAAGGTCGGCGAGGCCCCGTCGGCCGACGCCGTGTCGCCCGGCATGGTCGTGACCATCTACTTCGAC from Micromonospora sp. WMMD812 harbors:
- the greA gene encoding transcription elongation factor GreA, whose amino-acid sequence is MSTGNEAPATWLSQDAHDRLKAELDEHIANRPVIAAEINARREEGDLRENGGYHAAREEQGKAEGRIRYLQELLRTAKVGEAPSADAVSPGMVVTIYFDDDKDDTETFLLGSREVASTTDLTVYSPESALGKAILGGRAGQTCTYTAPSGADIKVTVVSFEPYSG
- a CDS encoding DUF4307 domain-containing protein → MSETHATIPPGTPVFPPGRYGRRRESGGRRPLLLAAVVLVVLATVLSLIAVRLYRQYGDPNYDAQVVTYTDITDTQVQIEFRLTVPTGGSAVCLLRARSRDGAEVAREQVTVTAPPGKRHVTTRHMLTTTGRPFIGEVLRCRPPA
- the mca gene encoding mycothiol conjugate amidase Mca: MAEQLRLMAVHAHPDDESSKGAATTAKYVAEGVDVLVVTCTGGERGSVLNPKLDRPDVWANIAEIRRGEMDAARAILGIEQAWLGFVDSGLPEGDPLPPLPEGCFALQDVEVAAGPLVRLMRQFRPHVVTTYDEEGGYPHPDHIMCHNVSVAAFEAAGDPQRYPELGEPWQPLKLYYDIGFSKGKIMALHEAMLAAGLESPYEEWLKRWDERPDKGPRITTRVECAEYFPVRDDALRAHATQVDPDGFWFQVPMELQQGAWPTEDYELVRSMVDSPLPESDLFAGVRETAHAR